Genomic window (Geoalkalibacter ferrihydriticus DSM 17813):
TTCACCAAGGTGCGTACCGGTCGTGCCTCGACGGCATTGCTCGATGACATTCGTGTCGACTACTATGGGACGCCGACACCGCTGAACCAGGTCGGATCCTTGACCGTTCCGGAACCACGCATGATCACCATTCAGCCGTGGGAAAAAAACCTGATTTCCGAGATCGAGAAAGCCATTCAGAAATCAGATTTGGGCCTCAATCCCAGTTCCGATGGCCAGTTGGTACGCATCGCTTTTCCGCCCCTGACCGAGGAGCGTCGCAAAGAGATGGTTAAATTGACCAAGCGCATGGGCGAGGAGGCCAAGATCGCCATCCGCAATGCCCGCCGCGATGCCAATGAAGCCCTCAAAAAGCTTGAGAAAGGCAAGGAGATTTCCGAAGACGATCTCAAGCGCGGCGAAAAGGACGTTCAGGATTTCACGGACCAGTATGTCAAAAAGGTTGATGAGATGGTTTCCAGCAAGGAAGCCGAAATCATGGAAATCTGAAGGGCGAAAACGGATTCCGAACGAACCCAGTCACGGGCAAAGGAGAGACCAATGGCTTTTAAGATTACCCAGGACTGTATTGCCTGCGGAACCTGCGTAGACAGTTGCCCAGCGGACGCTATTATAGAAAAAGGTGAGAATTTTACGATTAGCGGCGACTGCACCGAGTGCAGCGCGTGCCTTGACGCGTGCCCGGTCAGTGCCATCGCTGAGTGATTTTTCGCTGGTGCGGGGCGCAGAGTGCCCCGCACCACATTTTATCAACCCCTTCAGTTTTCCTATGGTTCTTGTCTCCTGCCTGTTTTCGTGCTAGCTTTATCCCCTTTGTTTCACTGCAATAAAATTTCTTTTTGCGAGCTTTTCTGATGTATCTACCTCGGCATCTGGCGATCATAATGGACGGCAATGGTCGTTGGGCAAGGCAGCGGGGGTTGCCGCGCATTCTTGGGCACCAGCAGGGCGTAGATGTTGTGCGCGGTATCGTCGAGGAATGCTCGAAGCTCGGCATCTCCTGGCTGACCCTCTATGCCTTCAGCTCTGAAAACTGGGGGCGTCCTGAAGAGGAAGTCGAGGCCCTCATGGGGCTTCTTGTCAACTATCTGCGCAACGAACTGGATACGATGCTCAAGCACGGTATACGCCTCAACGTCATTGGCGATATCGGGCGCATGCCCTTGGCTGTAGCGAAAATGTTGCAGGAATCAATGGAGCGGACCAGAGAGCAAAAGGGCATGGTTCTGACCCTGGCCCTCTCTTATGGCGCGAGGGATGAGATAACGCGGGCCGTACGCAAAATAGCCGCTGCCGCCGCGTCCGGCGAAATCACTGCTGACCGAGTTAGCGAGCAGATGGTTGGCGATTACCTGGATACCGCGGGACTTCCTGATCCCGACCTGCTCATCCGCACCAGTGGAGAGATGCGCATCAGCAATTTTCTGCTGTGGCAACTGGCCTATACCGAACTCTATTTCACCGAGGCTTTATGGCCGGATTTCAAATCGGACCACTTGCGTCAGGCTCTGCACGAGTATAATCGCCGCGAAAGGCGCTTCGGTCTCACCGGGGAACAGATGAAAAAGGAAGGTTCCAAGGAGGAAGGGGGGCGTCATTAAACAGCGGATCCTTACAGGAATTATCGCGCTGCC
Coding sequences:
- a CDS encoding isoprenyl transferase — encoded protein: MYLPRHLAIIMDGNGRWARQRGLPRILGHQQGVDVVRGIVEECSKLGISWLTLYAFSSENWGRPEEEVEALMGLLVNYLRNELDTMLKHGIRLNVIGDIGRMPLAVAKMLQESMERTREQKGMVLTLALSYGARDEITRAVRKIAAAAASGEITADRVSEQMVGDYLDTAGLPDPDLLIRTSGEMRISNFLLWQLAYTELYFTEALWPDFKSDHLRQALHEYNRRERRFGLTGEQMKKEGSKEEGGRH
- the frr gene encoding ribosome recycling factor, which gives rise to MYDDIIKKTRTGMDRAIDALKKEFTKVRTGRASTALLDDIRVDYYGTPTPLNQVGSLTVPEPRMITIQPWEKNLISEIEKAIQKSDLGLNPSSDGQLVRIAFPPLTEERRKEMVKLTKRMGEEAKIAIRNARRDANEALKKLEKGKEISEDDLKRGEKDVQDFTDQYVKKVDEMVSSKEAEIMEI